CCGCGAGGGCGGGTTCACGGCTCTGCTCACCTGAGCCGGAGCGTAGTCGGCCAGGGCATGCCTTGTCCGGGACGGACTACCGGCTGAGTGAGCTCGGCCAGGAGGCGTGCGCCGCACTGGCCGGGCTCACTCGGTGGTCCGAGCACTGGGCTCGCGACGGGAAGTAGCGGTGGTGGGCCGCGCCGGTCACGCCGCCGCGTTACGACGGCGGATGATCACCTTCTTCAGCAGGGGCCAGGCGAGCAGCACGGCGATCACGACATACACCGTCACCGAGAAGGGCGTGTTGACCAGCCCCGTCACACTGCCGTCGCTGATCTGGAGCGCACGACGCAGCTGCTGCTCGGCGGCCGGGCCGAGGATGACGCCGATCACGGCCGGCAGCACGGGAAGTCCGTACCGCCGCATGCCGAAGCCGATCAGACCGATGATCAGCAGGATCACCAGGTCGAGCGCCTCGCCGCCGACCGCGTACGCACCGACCGCCGCGAAGAAGAGAATGCCCGCGTAGAGGTACGGGCGCGGGATGCGCAGCAGCTTCGCCCACACCGGCGCCAGCGGCAGATTCAGCGCGAGCAGCAGCACCATGCCCACGAAGAGCGAGGCGATCAGACCCCAGACCAGGTCCGGCTCGCGCTCGAAGAGCAGCGGTCCGGGCTGGATTCCGTACTGCTGGAAGGCCGCCAGCATCACGGCCGCGACCGCCGTCGTGGGCAGGCCCAGCGTCAGCATCGAGACCAGGGTGCCCGCGGCCGAGGCCGAGGCAGCCGACTCCGGTCCGGCCACGCCCTCGATCGCTCCCTTGCCGAACTCCTCCTTGTGCTTGGAGAGCCGCTTCTCGGTGACGTACGAGAGGAAGGTCGGGATCTCCGCGCCGCCGGCCGGGATCGCGCCGAACGGGAAGCCGATGACCGGACCGCGCAGCCAGGACTTCCAGGTGCGCCTGACGTCGGACCTGCCGAGCCAGGGCCGGCCGACCGGGATGGGCTCGCCGCTGCTGCGCCGCAGATGGGCCGCGACCCACAGGGCCTCGCCGATCGCGAAGAGGCCGACCGCGACGATCACCACGTCTATGCCGTCGGCGAGTTGGAGCGAGCCGAAGGTGAGCCGCTGCTGGCCGGTCATCTGGTCCAGGCCGACGAGCCCGAGGGTGAGTCCGATCAGCAGAGATGCCAGCCCGCGAATACGTGAGGAGCCGAGTACGGACGTGACCGCGATGAAGGCGAGCACCATGATCGCGAAGTAGTCGGGGGCACCGATGTCCACGGCCAGTTCGGCGACGGTCGGGGCGAGTACGACCAGCAGGATGGTGCCGATCATGCCGCCTGCGAAGTGGCCGACGGCGGCGGCCGCGAGGGCCTGTGCGCCGCGGCCCGCCTTGGCCATCGGATTGCCTTCCATCGCCGCGACCACGGCGGCGCTCTCACCTGGCGTGTTGAGCAGGATCGAGGTCGTGGAACCGCCGAACATCGCGCCGTAGTAGATGCCGGCGAACATGATGAACGCGCCGGTCGGCTCCAGTCCGTACGTCACGGGCAGCAGCAGTGCCACCGCCATCGCGGGCCCGATGCCGGGCAGTACGCCGATCGCCGTGCCGAGCAGCACGCCTATCGCCGCCCAGAGCAGATTGATCGGGGTCAGCGCTGTGCCGAACCCGTCGATGAGGGAGTTGAGAGAGTCCATAAAGCACTCCCATCAGCGGGCCACCCGGCAGCGGAACACCGAGCAGGTTGTCGAAGACGAAGTAGGTGACCAGGGAGAGGACCGCGGCGATGAGCGGATCGCGGTCGAGGTGGCGGCTGCCGAGGGCTGAGGGCTTCACGGTCGTCGGGGTGGCCCACAGCGGCGCGGAAGCGCTGCGCGCGGCCGAGAGGCTTCGGCCTGATCTCGTACTGCTCGACATCTATCTGCCTGATATGGACGGGATCAACGTGCTGCGGGAGCTGCGCGCGGCGGAGGAGCGCGACGAACTGCGCGGGAGCGTGGACGTCCTGTTCATCACGGCCGCGCGGGATGCGGGCCTTGTACGGGCGGCACTGCGCGCGGGCGCCCTGCACTATCTCGGCTCACTGTCACGGGTCAGCGCGCGGCGGTATCTGGAGTACTTCGTGGAGACGGGGCGGGTGGAGGTGACGCTGCGGTACGGGGGACGGGGCGTCCGGAGCGGCGGTACCGGCGGATCGGCTGACGACGGGCCGACTCCGCCGGCCATGCTGTGCGGACGGAGCCACTCGCCCGCCTGCGCACCCGCGCACCGATCGCGGTCGCGGTCGCCGCAGTGTCCGTGGTGCTGGGTCCTGTCGTACTCGCTGGGGCCGTGCCTCGGGCACCGCGCAAGGCGTGGCCGCGGTTCAGCTGTCCCCTTCAGGCGCGGGGTGGGTGACCCGGAGTTTCGACTGTCCGTGCGGCAGCCGCTCCCAGTCGTCCATGAAGCCGGCGACGAGACCGTGCTTCTCGGCCAGCGCGATCAGCGTCTCTGTGCGGTAGTAGAAGTCCTCACCGAGCACCCGGTGTTCGCCTCCCTCGGTGCGGTCGTAGGTGAAGTCGAAGAAGCCGCCGGGGGCCAGCACCCGTCCGACGTGCGAGAGGCATTCGTCGATGACCTCCAGCGGTGAGTGCGAGAACACGCTGTGCGCGTGCACCACCGTGAACCAGGCGTCGGGAAGGAAGTCCAGCGTCAGATTGTCGACGGGTGTCAGGTACGGCATCTTGTCCTGAAGGCCGTAGTGGACCAGGGTCTTCTTGGCCTCGATGAGGATGTCGGGCGAGATGTCGATCCCCACGTAGTGGCCGGGCTCCAGGTGCTCGATGAACCGCCACCCGGCGCGCAGGTTGCCGCACCCGATCTCGAGCATCCGGTCCTGCGGCTTCAGCCCGTGCCGCACCAGGTAGTCGAACTGCAGCTGCCCGATGGCCAGCCAACGGTCGTGCGACGGCCCACCACCGACGGCCGCCTCCGGACTCCTCGCGGTGTCCGATGCCATCACGGCCCGGTAGTAGGCGACGTGACTCCCGCGATGCCGGAACCACAGCCAGCCGTCCCGGCCCGCCCGTCGAAGGTACGGCAGCACACGCCGCGGATGCCGCAGCGCGTATCGCACCTTGTGCCCCAGTCGTGAGCGGTTCCGCGACAGGCGCGAAGGGGGTGTCCTGTGCATGTCGGCCTCCGGTGCCATCCGTGGGCTGCCCCTGCGCGGATGCTAACCACCCGTGCCCAGACACGCCCCTCGGCCAGCTGCCCGCCCGCCGGCGCAGTACACCCTCCACCGGACTTCCGGCCCGTGCCCGGAATCGGCCGCCTCCCTCGTTCGGGAAGGCCGTTCGGCCGAGTGCCGCGTCGGCGTGGTGACGGCGGTGCGAATCGTCGCGCTTGCCGCTCGCTGCGCCGGGGAGACGCGAGGAGGCGGCCATGAGCACCTGGGAGAATCAGCGAATGACCAGCACTCGGCGCCATCGTGAACGCTCCTCATCCCTGAGCGGGATCTTCGCCGCACACTTGCAGGTGTTCCGGTTCTACCGCGACGGCACTGTCCTCGACGTGCTCGTACGCCCGGCTCCACAACCTGGATGATGCTGAGGCCATCGCACGCGGCCTGCTCGCCCGGCACCCTCACGGAGGGGCCGGGCGCTGCTGTTCCCAGCGTTCTCAGTTTCGCGGGCGGGCGATCAGCCGCACATCCGGGCCGGACCGGGCCACGTCCAGCAGCTCGTACCGGAGGATGTCATCCATCGTCTCGATGGTGCCGCCCTGGAGAGCGCTCTTCCCGCGGCCGAGGAGCGCGGGCGCGATGTAGGCGATGATGCGGTCTACCAGCCCCGCCGACACGAAGGACGCGGCGAGCGTGGGTCCGCCCTCCAGGAATATGCCGCGCACGCCGCGATGGTGTAGCTCCCGCAGCAACGCCCCAATGTCCAGACCCTGTTTTGCTCGCGGCAGCCGGACAACGGTGGCGGCACCTTCCAGGTGGGAGGCGTCGGCGTCCTCAGCAACGGCAATCATCGTGGGTGCGACCGCATCGAGGACCCGGGCGTCGGCAGGTGTGCGGGCGTTGGTATCGATGATGACGCGCCAGGGCTGCTGGTCGACGGGTACGGCCACCTGAAGGTTTGGGTCGTCCTTCGTCGAACGCACGGCGAGATGCGGGTTGTCAGCCTGCTGGGTTCCAGAGCCGACGACGGTCGCCTGACAGACTGCGCGCAGGGCATGCACCTCGGCACGGGATTCCGCACTGGTGATCCACTGGCTTGTGCTGTCCATTGCTGCGATGCGTCCGTCCAGCGTGGCTGCGTATTTGTACACGACGTACGGCCGCCCATCGACGGTGTGCCACTCGTCAGTGCCGACCAGCTCGCTGATGCGCATCGCTCTCCTCCAGGCAAATGGTGGTACTGGCGAGCCTAGTGTGGTGCGGGTCGGGGACTGGGCTCGCACCTGGGCGGTGGAGGAAGTCTTCGGTATCGAGCCGGCCTGCTCAACGACGACCGGCTGGCCCGGGCTCTGGATGCGATCGCTCCGCATCTGGAGCATTTGCCGGGACGGTCGGGGCCCGGGCGATCGCCGAGTTCGGCATCGATGTGTCCCGTTTACACTGGGATATGACCAATATGTCCGTCCACGGCGCCTATCCGGCCGAGGGCCAGGACGAGGATTTCCCTGTTATCGGCTACGGGCATCCCAAGGACCGGCGGGTGGATCTGAAGCAGGTCCAGGCCGGGCTCGCGGTGAGCGCCGACGGGGGTATCCCGGTCCATGCCCGGTCTTCGACGGGTCGGCTGCCGAGGTCAGCCAGGTCGTCGGCGCGATGAGGGACCTGCGCACGATGGCCGGCACCCGCGACTTGCTGATGGTCGCCGACTCCAAGCTGGTTTCCTACTCCAACGCCAGCGCACTGCTGACGGCCGGGGTCCAGTTCATCGCTCCGGCCCCCGCCGATCAGGTCAAGGACGAGGTCTATGCCGCCCTCGGCCTCACCCGGGCCGCGACCGTGGACTGGGTGCCGGGCAGAGACGCGGGCAAGACCTCCGCTCAGCGGGAGAGTTACCGGGTGCTGGAGGACACCCACACCCTGAAGGGAGCGAGGAAGAGCGATCCCGAGCTCACCGTGCGGCGGATCCTGGTCCACTCCACCGCGAACGCCGCCGGCCAGCGGGCCGCCCGGGACAAGCGCCTGACCAAGGCGGCTGACGATCTCGGCAAGCTCGCCGGGGCGGGCGGCGGACGGCACTACAAGAATGCCGAGAAGATCGTCGCCCGCCTCGGTGTGATCGCGGCGAAGCGCCGTGTCGCTTCCTGCCTGCGCTTTCACGTCACTGAGGACGAGCACGGCGTCCCTGCTCTGGACTGGCACTTCGATGAGGATGTCCTCAACTGCCCTGCAGAGGATTTGTGACGAGTTCAGCGGCGGCGTTCACGATCACTCGCACTGCTGAACCGCAGCTACATCCGGCTACCGCGGGACCGAATTCCGCAGAGGGCCAGGCGCTACTGCGCCGGGCCCGAACCTGGGGTTACTCGGTAGTTAGGGTCTCCCGCATCGCCTTGGCCGTGGCAGTTGGGTCGTAGCCTTCGGGAACGCCTTCGACCAGGATGATGTCGCCATCCATGTGCCGCGAGCGCAGGGGTGCGATCTCCTGGTACGCGGGCGATTCCCACCAGGCCCGTGCCTCGGCAATCCCGGGGAAGCCGATCACCACGACGTGCCCGGGCCAACTGCCCTCTTTCACCTCATGCTGCGCGGCGTGCACGAGGAATTGGCCGCCGTACGGCTCGAAGGTGGCGGCGATGCGCTCGATGTACTCAACGATCTCCGGGACCAGGGTGGCCTCTTGCAGGTGCGCTATGGCATAGGCGGGCATGGCGTCCTTCCAGTCGGTCGGGCTCCGTACGCCGCCGATAGTGGCATGCGGAGGCACCCGGGTCGATGACCCGCCAGGCAAGGTTCCTGCCCTCGCGCCGCCCTCCATTGCCGAGCAACTCACTTCCGAGCCAGGTGCGTTCACTGATACGGCACCAGTGAGACCCGCTGGAACCACCGGGGCAGATCCGAATCAACGACCCGCGAAGTCCGGGTCTAGGTCAGGACCATCCAGCGTTGGCCGTCGATGAGTTCTCGGGCCGCGTCGAGGTGGCCGGCGTGGCACGCCGTCTCGGTGATGACGTGCAGCAGGGCGTCCCGAAGGTTGTACAGGTGCGGTTCGCCGAAGAGGTGGTGGGGCCACCAGTCCGAGGCCAGTCAGCCCAGGGGTACCTGCGCGAGGGACTCCCACTCGTACATACGGTTGTCCCGGTTGATGACGATCAACTCAGCCTGAGTGATGCGAGCATGGGCCGGCTCGATGTCCGTGGCGGCGAGGGCGTCAACGAACGAAGCAGCCTCACCTGCCCCGTGGCTGTAGCCAACCGAGACATGTGGAGTGAAACCCTCTGCACGTTCCGGGACTTCGGGGAGTACGTCGCCGATCGAGGCCCGGATCGCGTCACGCACCGCTCGCACCGGAGCATCCGGCTGCACCGGCACGAGGATCGCCTCCGGATCCACTACGGGTGTGCCCAGCAGGACATCGAAGGGCGGCACGTCCGCGAGTCTCCGTTCTGCCGCCTCGGCGATGGACGCCACATCCTTCTCATCCACCTCGCCCACGAATCCGATGCCCTGCATCGTGAGATGCAGCCACTGGTCTGGGATCAGATCGAGTCCCCCAACGGGGGCAAGCGCCGCGCGGTATGCCGCCGCGAACCGGTGGACGTCGGACTGCCCCTCGAACGTCAGGTGCCAGGTGTAGAAGCGCCGACCCACGCTCCAACCGGGTCGCCACCACCAGTGATCACGCATGTGCTCCGGTCCTGTCGTCATGCCCCGAGATCCAATCAGGCTGCCCCCTCTCCTGACGAGAGGGCCAACTGCCGGGGCGCCGAGTCCAAGCACCATTCCTCCAGCGCCCGCCGTGCCGCAACAGTTGCCGAACCGGTCGCCGCGCGGCTGCCGGCCATGAACTGTCCGAGGTCCTGCATACGTCGGGTGATGGGTTCAAGACGCTGCTGCGGTGGCATGGCGAGCACCGGCGTGAGTGCCTCCATGACGCCGTCGGGCTGGTCGGTCCCTGCGAATGCGGCGGCGCGGGTGATGTGGACCTGAGCCTCGGTTCCGTAGGCGTGGACCGGCTGAGCTCGCAGGTGGTCGAGCGCTCTGTCCGCCTCGGTGAGCGCATCGCGGTAAGCGCCGATGCGCAGGTGTGCCCCGGCCGCGTAGTTCTCGTGCCGGGCCGGCGGACAGGCGAAGATACCCCCGATGTCGTCCACGCCGACGAGAGCTTCCCTCGCTGCGGCAGCGCGGCGCAGCGCTGCTTGTGTCTCGTCGGCCACGCCCAGCTTGGACCAGGCGTCGGCCTCCTGGCATGCGAGCAGTGCGCCGACGCTTCCACGCGGGTGGTAACTGGCACCGCGCCGGGCGTGGTTGATCGCGTCCCTCAGGCGGCCGTCCCAGAACGCGACTTTGCTCCGGGTGGAGGCGACCCATGCGTGCAGCTCGGAGTGGCCGGACATCTCGGCGCACAGCCACGCCGTACGTCCTTGCGTATCCGCCGCGCGGAGGTTCCCCAGATCGCTGGAGATCCAGGCCAGGAGCCCGCACAGATAGCCGACGGATACATACAGTTCCGCAGAGTGCTGAGGCGGCTGATGCCCCTCGAGGAGCCGGAAGACGCGGTCCCGCAGCCTCCGCGCGCGGCCGAACAACTCGACGGCATCGCCCGTGAGGTAGTCCCCGGCGAGGGTCTGCACGTCCGCGAGGATCTGCTCCAGGGCGATCTCCCCGACATTGGTTGTCTCTGCCCACTGCGCCCATGCGGCCGACTCGTCCGCGGCGGCCAGGATGTCATCTTTGTCCGGTGGTGTTACAGCCGTAGGCGGGGCCGCTGTCGGCGCCGACTCGACGGATGGCGCCTCCGGAGCGTGGTGGCGCAGGATGCGCAGGTCACTCTGGGGAAGAGCCCTGTAGTCGTCCAGGTCAAGGAGGTCCTCGACTGTGCAGCCGAGCACCGTCGCGGTGGCGACGAGCACGGACAGGCTGGGACGGCGTGCGCTCGGGCCCGGCCACTTCTCCCATTTACTGACGAGCGATGCGTCAGCAGCGATGGTCTGCCCTGGACACGCGCTGATGCGCTCGGCGATCTCTTGCAGCGTCCAGCCGTGTGCATGGCGCCACGCCTCGCGCGGGCGCATGCGGAAGCGGACGCGCATCTCCACCGCGATCTCAGCGAGGCTGCACCCGGCGGCTGTCATCTCATGGCGCAGGGCATCCCGATTGCTCTTGGTGCCCTGGCTGCCCTGTGCCGTCATCAACTCTCCCTACGTACGCGGAGCTTCGCTCACCGTAGCCACCAGTTCACCCGTTGGGGAGCTGGACAATGAGTAGCCCCGGGCACAATCCGTCCATGTCGCAGTCCAAAGCCACACGTTCTCCCAGGTCATAGGTTCGTCGACCTGCCACAAAAGTTGGACGCCGGTGACCGTGACGGCAACGGCGCTGGTTGCGACTGTTGAGGCACCGAACCAACCGAGAACCGGGGGCCGCAGTGCACACCGCAACCGACACCGAGCTCGCGATCGCCAACTGGCTGGCCCGCGCGCTCGGAGTTCCCGAGGTCGCCCATAGCGACTGGCGTGAGCAGCGTCTGACAATGCTGCCAACTGGGCGCCTCTTCGATGCCGTTCGCATGCCCCGGGCGCTCGTTCACGCCGCCATCGGCAGCACCGCGGCAGACGTGGTCACCCGAACGCTGGCCGAGCTCCTCGACGGGCCTGTGATCTGCGACCGACAGACCTGGTACTACGCACTGGTGCCGCCGCGGACGACCGAGGACTGGGCCTCCTCGTTGGCGCAGTGCCGGGGTCGCGGTGGATGGCTCGGGGTGCCCAGTGCGGACCGCACGCAGCCACGTGGCGTCCACTGGGCGGTGCTGCCCCGGTCCGCAGGCGACCTGTGCACAGCTGAGGCTGTGGCCGCACTGTTGGCCATCGGCCGAGATCGACTCGAGGCATCGTCATGAGCGCGCACACGATCATCGCCGCAGTCGAGTGGACTCTGGGAATCGACATCGAACGCGGGGCACCGGCGGAGCCGCTGCACGAGGCACAGTGCACCACCTGCGGGGAGACGTCGGGAGCGACTGAGGGCCGTCGCCTGCCCGCCGAGGTATGGGCGCTCCAGCACACCGGCTCGCACCCCGGCCACCGCTCCTATCGAGCCGTACAGACCACCTTCTGGCGCGTCACCCCCGCCTCGGGGAACCCGTATGGGGAGCAGTCATGACGTCGATGAACGACGCCCTGCATCGGCTGATGGGTGGTGCGGCAAATCGCTCACGCGTCAGCTCTGGCGCTGCTGCAGAGCCGCAAGCCCCTTCTGCAAGTCCTCGCTGTTCATCACCGGCTGGACCTCCAGCAGCGCGCCGAGCTCCATGAAGAGCGGTTCGTTGATGGTCACCAGATCCGAGCTGTCCTGCAGGTCGAAGACCATGATGAAGGACCGCACGCCGTCGTTGAGGTTATCTGCGGCAGCCTGCCGTTCTTGATCGCCTCGTTCGAGGCCTGGATGTCCAGACGGGCTCGCAGCATCCCCCGCATCGCACTCGTTCCTTCGAACCGCCACGACCGGCGCAGTACGGTCCGCGCTCGCTGAGTCCGGTGGCGTCCCGCCCAGCGTCACCCTGGGTGATCAGGGCCGCAACATCTCGCCCGCCGTCCGTGGCCGGCTCCCTGCCCGGGCCGGCGCGCGCCACCCCCTTCCTGAGCCCCCGCTTACCCCCGCCTTAAAGCCACCATAAGGATCGCCATCACCCCCTCCCAGCAGGCGATTTCACCGTCCCGAGCGGCTAGCTTGCTGATCGCCGGGGCCGGTTCGAGCGGTCGGCTCCGTAGTCCTACGGGGGGCCGCGCCGCCCGTTTGAACCTGTCCCGGGTCCCCCCATATGCCGCTCTTGAAGGAGTACGTCACCATGACCGCTCGCCGTAAGGTCACCTCGGTCGCCGCCCTCGGGTTCGCGCCGTTCGCTCTGGCCGGGCTGGCTGCCGCTCCGGCCGTTGCGCACGGGTCGATGACCGATCCGGTCAGCCGGGTGTCCGCCTGTTACGCCGAAGGGCCCGAGAGCCCGCGGTCGGCGGCGTGCAAGGCGGCGGTCGCGGCCAGTGGGGCGCAGGCCTTCTACGACTGGAACGAAGTCAACATCGCCAACGCCGCCGGGAACCACCAGCAGTTGATCCCGGACGGCAAGCTGTGCAGCGCGGGGCGCGACAAGTACAAGGGTCTCGACCTGCCCCGTGGCGACTGGCCGTCGTCCTCGCTCGCCTCCGGCAATCACACCTTCCGCTACAAGGCGACCGCCCCGCACAAGGGTTCCTTCGAGCTGTACCTCACCAAGGACGGCTACGACCCGTCGAAGCCCCTCAAGTGGTCGGACCTGGAGCAGAAGCCGTTCGCCAAGGTCACCAACCCCACGCTGGTCAACGGTGAGTACGTCTTCGACGGCGTCGTCCCCGACAAGTCCGGCCGGCACCTGGTCTACTCCATCTGGCAGCGCTCGGACTCGCCCGAGGCCTTCTACACCTGCTCCGACGTGGTCTTCGGCAAGGACAACGGCGGAACGGGTGGCACCGCGCCCGCGCCGACCGCCTCCGCACCCTCCGACGAGGAGATCGCCGACGGCGCCGACGAGTCCACCGTCGACCACAACGGCCATGGCGGTGACGAGCACGCCGAGCACTCGACCGCTCCGGCCGCCCCGGCCACGCCTGCTGCCGAGCAGCCGGCCGACAACGCCCCCGAGGCGAACGGCGCCGCCGCCCCCGAAGCCGGCAGCGAGAACCTCGCCGAGACCGGCGGCGACAGCAACACCCCGTACATCGCCATCGGTGGTGCCGCCGCCCTCGCCGTCGGTGCCGCCGCGATGTTCGGCACCGTCCGCCGCAAGGCCGCGACGACCGGCGGGCGTCACAGCCGCTGACCGTATACAGCCCCAGACGCACAACTGCCGTCCGTACCCCCGGGAACGGACGGCAGTTGTGCGTTTCTCGGACTCGTCGGACTCGTCCGTACTCAGTCGAACACAGAACCACACGTCGTGGGCGTCGCCCGCGCCGGATCCAGCGCGTTCGCCACCTCGTGGTACGCGATCCGGTCCCACAGTCCTATCGCCACATGCTCCGACAGGTCGACCGAACACAGGTCCTGGACCAGGACGTTGCGTACGTCCGGTCCTGCCAGGTACTGCGATCGGTACGGGGTGACCACCTCGTCGTAGCGGGTGGAAATGACGGTGTAGCGCACGCCGGGCACGGTGTCGCCGCCCGCGTTGAGC
The Streptomyces lunaelactis genome window above contains:
- a CDS encoding tripartite tricarboxylate transporter permease, with the protein product MDSLNSLIDGFGTALTPINLLWAAIGVLLGTAIGVLPGIGPAMAVALLLPVTYGLEPTGAFIMFAGIYYGAMFGGSTTSILLNTPGESAAVVAAMEGNPMAKAGRGAQALAAAAVGHFAGGMIGTILLVVLAPTVAELAVDIGAPDYFAIMVLAFIAVTSVLGSSRIRGLASLLIGLTLGLVGLDQMTGQQRLTFGSLQLADGIDVVIVAVGLFAIGEALWVAAHLRRSSGEPIPVGRPWLGRSDVRRTWKSWLRGPVIGFPFGAIPAGGAEIPTFLSYVTEKRLSKHKEEFGKGAIEGVAGPESAASASAAGTLVSMLTLGLPTTAVAAVMLAAFQQYGIQPGPLLFEREPDLVWGLIASLFVGMVLLLALNLPLAPVWAKLLRIPRPYLYAGILFFAAVGAYAVGGEALDLVILLIIGLIGFGMRRYGLPVLPAVIGVILGPAAEQQLRRALQISDGSVTGLVNTPFSVTVYVVIAVLLAWPLLKKVIIRRRNAAA
- a CDS encoding class I SAM-dependent methyltransferase, with protein sequence MHRTPPSRLSRNRSRLGHKVRYALRHPRRVLPYLRRAGRDGWLWFRHRGSHVAYYRAVMASDTARSPEAAVGGGPSHDRWLAIGQLQFDYLVRHGLKPQDRMLEIGCGNLRAGWRFIEHLEPGHYVGIDISPDILIEAKKTLVHYGLQDKMPYLTPVDNLTLDFLPDAWFTVVHAHSVFSHSPLEVIDECLSHVGRVLAPGGFFDFTYDRTEGGEHRVLGEDFYYRTETLIALAEKHGLVAGFMDDWERLPHGQSKLRVTHPAPEGDS
- the ribD gene encoding bifunctional diaminohydroxyphosphoribosylaminopyrimidine deaminase/5-amino-6-(5-phosphoribosylamino)uracil reductase RibD, whose translation is MRISELVGTDEWHTVDGRPYVVYKYAATLDGRIAAMDSTSQWITSAESRAEVHALRAVCQATVVGSGTQQADNPHLAVRSTKDDPNLQVAVPVDQQPWRVIIDTNARTPADARVLDAVAPTMIAVAEDADASHLEGAATVVRLPRAKQGLDIGALLRELHHRGVRGIFLEGGPTLAASFVSAGLVDRIIAYIAPALLGRGKSALQGGTIETMDDILRYELLDVARSGPDVRLIARPRN
- a CDS encoding DUF1330 domain-containing protein, whose amino-acid sequence is MPAYAIAHLQEATLVPEIVEYIERIAATFEPYGGQFLVHAAQHEVKEGSWPGHVVVIGFPGIAEARAWWESPAYQEIAPLRSRHMDGDIILVEGVPEGYDPTATAKAMRETLTTE
- a CDS encoding 2'-5' RNA ligase family protein, translating into MTTGPEHMRDHWWWRPGWSVGRRFYTWHLTFEGQSDVHRFAAAYRAALAPVGGLDLIPDQWLHLTMQGIGFVGEVDEKDVASIAEAAERRLADVPPFDVLLGTPVVDPEAILVPVQPDAPVRAVRDAIRASIGDVLPEVPERAEGFTPHVSVGYSHGAGEAASFVDALAATDIEPAHARITQAELIVINRDNRMYEWESLAQVPLG
- a CDS encoding helix-turn-helix transcriptional regulator is translated as MTAQGSQGTKSNRDALRHEMTAAGCSLAEIAVEMRVRFRMRPREAWRHAHGWTLQEIAERISACPGQTIAADASLVSKWEKWPGPSARRPSLSVLVATATVLGCTVEDLLDLDDYRALPQSDLRILRHHAPEAPSVESAPTAAPPTAVTPPDKDDILAAADESAAWAQWAETTNVGEIALEQILADVQTLAGDYLTGDAVELFGRARRLRDRVFRLLEGHQPPQHSAELYVSVGYLCGLLAWISSDLGNLRAADTQGRTAWLCAEMSGHSELHAWVASTRSKVAFWDGRLRDAINHARRGASYHPRGSVGALLACQEADAWSKLGVADETQAALRRAAAAREALVGVDDIGGIFACPPARHENYAAGAHLRIGAYRDALTEADRALDHLRAQPVHAYGTEAQVHITRAAAFAGTDQPDGVMEALTPVLAMPPQQRLEPITRRMQDLGQFMAGSRAATGSATVAARRALEEWCLDSAPRQLALSSGEGAA
- a CDS encoding DUF7848 domain-containing protein; protein product: MSAHTIIAAVEWTLGIDIERGAPAEPLHEAQCTTCGETSGATEGRRLPAEVWALQHTGSHPGHRSYRAVQTTFWRVTPASGNPYGEQS
- a CDS encoding lytic polysaccharide monooxygenase auxiliary activity family 9 protein, translating into MTARRKVTSVAALGFAPFALAGLAAAPAVAHGSMTDPVSRVSACYAEGPESPRSAACKAAVAASGAQAFYDWNEVNIANAAGNHQQLIPDGKLCSAGRDKYKGLDLPRGDWPSSSLASGNHTFRYKATAPHKGSFELYLTKDGYDPSKPLKWSDLEQKPFAKVTNPTLVNGEYVFDGVVPDKSGRHLVYSIWQRSDSPEAFYTCSDVVFGKDNGGTGGTAPAPTASAPSDEEIADGADESTVDHNGHGGDEHAEHSTAPAAPATPAAEQPADNAPEANGAAAPEAGSENLAETGGDSNTPYIAIGGAAALAVGAAAMFGTVRRKAATTGGRHSR